One Salvia miltiorrhiza cultivar Shanhuang (shh) chromosome 6, IMPLAD_Smil_shh, whole genome shotgun sequence genomic window, TTCTTGAAATTCAGTCGAATCGGCGTCTAATGTAGAACCTCGTTtggcccaatttttttttatttttatatatatgtatttttaaaaaatttagctTCAGTTAGTAGTTTCTTTGGTTAATTATGGGTTTACAAGTATGAATTCTGTATGAAATTTACTTTTAAAGGCTGCAATATAACTAACTGAGCAAGGGGGATTTGGAATGGTGAAGAATGTTGGCCCACTTGAAAGCCCTTTTCTCGGAGATTTCTATGTCTTGTGTGAAATTTCTTCGTTAGCTACATAAGCAAGATTTTTCAGCATTTTTGTGGTAATGGGGTTGAGGAATTGTGTGTTTGGAATCAGTAGCTTTAAGGAATTCGAAGACTATGGGAAGGGATGGAAAAAGGATGTGATGAGTTGTTGGTACTAGGAGATGAATCACTTCTTAAGAGATAAGATCTGATATGAATTGTGCCAATAAAATTGGATTTCTTAAGTTGGTGTGTGGTTTATATTCAGTACAGTGGTTTTCTTGATGCAACCGATCTTCCTATCGAAACTGTCTGACTAACTCGTGGGATGGAAGAACAATTGAGAGATTACTTTTTCcacatctctctttctctgtgTGTAATTTTTCGTTGAGAATGATGTCTCGTATATTTGAGTGATTTTGTTGTTAAGCTACCTTTTTTAGTTGCCTGTCAGGAAAGATACTTTTCTCTGATTTTGGGACGTGGTAAGTTATGTTATATAATGTTGTAAAACTATGGAACGATTCATAGTTTCTGAAGGAAGGAGTGGCTTTTCCTACCGCGGAGATTGTGAAATTTCTTCCTGTTTATGTACTATAAAGTGCTTGATGCTTTATCGCGTGATACTTTCAAATAACTATCGCATGTGTTTGTTCCATTTTGTTTGAGGGATGTCAATTCTTGTTTCATATATTGAATACAAGTGATTATACTTTGTAAGTGTTGAAgagatttgatttttttgtcTGTAGGTTTTATCAGTTAGTAGACTGATTGTGTGcgttttttaatttgtttatgaTGCAGGGGCTGTATATTCGTGTCAAACGCAACAAGACAACTTACTTTCTGCAATGTGTGCCGAGTGAGACGATTCTGCAGATTAAGGAGAAGTTGCAAGAGCTCACTGATCAACCCGTCGATGATCAGCGTTTGATACTAATGCCAAATCGGGAAGTGTTGGAAGACTCGAAATCGCTAGCAGATCAAAAGGTTTTATCCTCACTATCTATAGTTTATGTGAAAAAACACCCGAGTGCTGCAAGTTTCCTTCTGTCCACACATCTAATTCCCTAACACTGTCAATCCAAATCTCACAACCCCACGAGTTCAGTTATCGATTCACTCCTGAAATTTCAACAATTTTGATATCTATTTCAGTACCTTGGCTCGAACCTTATAAGCTCAATTCCTTGATGTATCTTTTCAGGTTGAGAATGATGCTGTCGTTGCCCTGACACTGAGAAAAGGTTCCCTTTCTGATCATAGTTTGTAGTTTGATCTACAactgaattttttttgttgccGGTTGAAAGCCTTATTCTTTTCGCATAATGTCTCTTACCATGATCCCATAATTTGATATCCTTTTTAAATGTACaaaattcatttaatttattgCGAAACTGAATGAAACCGGATATTTACTTCATCCTAAAAACTATTTAGATACTGTATAAGGGGTTACAAATTACAATACATAGAATTTGAGTATTGTTGTTTGGTTGTTTTCTCTTCTTATCTTTGTTGCAAAGTGCTTTTTCTAGTTGCCATTCACTGCTGCTATTCATTTATGAATGCATAGAAAAGGTTTATTTCCTGAGCTTCGAGCCTACAACGGCCATGTGCCGGAAGTGGGACCTTTCTCTCAAACTCGAAATGTGTTTTTCAATGAAATCTGAGCAATATATTACCAACTTTCAAGCAGAACTTTTACATTGTTATTCAGTTGCTTTTCCTTTACATTTCTGTAAGCGAACGCGCTCCTTTACACTTTGTGAAGCAGTGGCAGTCTTGTGCATAGAGTTTCTCAGAAAAGCATGTGAAAAACAGTGTTACAGACTTACAGTTAACAGAAAccttggtttttttttttctttgattttgtttttcttcCTTGATTCATTTCTGCAGATGATAATGAATTTGAAGAGGTGAACATTGTGAGACCAAATGATTTTTACCAATCGAGGGAGGCGGATGGTGGGTCGAATTGGTGAGGCTGCAACGGTAGTGTCGTAGAAGGTTCGTCATTCGTCACCGTTTTTCTCCGGCGTAGAAAAACCGCCGGAGAAAAACCGGTCTTGTATTACTTTGAGTGCTTGATAGCATCTGGAGTTGATCTCCTTGTGTGCAACATCATTACTTGATTTTCATTTTCAGTGCAAAAACATTTATATGCTACCTTTTCATATGCTCGTGCTTTTTAGAAATGCATataccttttcttttctttactttTCCCACAAGAATTATGGAAACTCTATATTCAATAAACGGGAAatgggatttttttttaaattgtcaCATTTTAAATATCCTATTTCtatttatggaaaaaattagGTTCAATAAGTGAGGATTTTTGGGATtcatatctatttttttaattctacaTTTctgtttaataatttaattaatctcatCCTAAATAATTATGTTCAAATGAAACAAGACGTTTCTAGTGGGAGAAAGGAGTAACATTTATTGATATTAAAGAGTGAAAATAAACACTTGGAAAAAAAAGAACATGCCAAAGCATGCCACGTTATTAATTGATTTTGTCATTATGTTTTAGCACATGACACCCTATCATTTGGTTCCTCTCCTCACTCCTCCAATcataaatattcatattttttttattaaaatatatatttattaatttatgcaCATTATCTAAATAGTGACTTGATTCATTTGTAGAAAACAAAGGGGGCAAAATGAATGGCAAATGGAAACCTAATCATACATGAACTTTATACTATAGATTAAACATTCTCCCCccatattttttgaatttcaaAGATGCACAAATTTTCAAATGAAACATTATGCacttcccttttctttttcacttttttcccccttttcttttttaattagaCGTGTGATATATATTATCCATTTTCATGTCATATGGTTTAATTATCTATCATAATTATTCAATGTAACACATTTCCTTATataagttttataaattatatataaaaaatggagTGGTCCTTTGGAACAGTACTAAACATAACGATTACTATGAAGAATCATTTTCGGCCCCCAAAAACCCAttcaaaagaaagaaagcaaaaaaaataatagatatacaAATGATAAGAAATctcatcaaaaaataaaataaaattaaagactaTCAGATGTTGACAaagcatataaattattttagataCTGAAAGATCATTTTTGTTAATTACTTTAATTGACTCTATATTCatatctctctctttttttttgtgagaatTGGCAAAAACGAATACCATTAACTTTTTTAAGCGCACACAACTTACGATATTGACAAGCTtacaattatttatatatagtagactaatattatttttgaaaaattcaaaaGTCGACTAATTTTGAAAGAGATAGAGAACTTCTCCTAATTATATTAATTGTTCAtcttaatatatatgtatatgattGATGGAGATAGTTTGATTTAATTGTTTGTTTTATAATAGGCATACCGTTTGAAATTTATGTTACGAAGAATGGAATTTCGtcacaatttatttcaaaaattcatATAGTTCAATGTATAATTACACGTCAAAACAAAACTTCAAATAGTAGTATCACATTTGAAAGGTGATTATTGATTAATCTACTCGTTTAGTAATGATACACACTTCgacaataaaatattgttaCTTTTATCTACATTATTTTATCGTCACTTTTATCTACATTATATTATCATATCCTAATAATTCCAAATGGGGCGAAAATGATGTTTACACATTTTGAAAGATAAAGCATAAAGAATTCACATTTTGTATAATATACATAAATTATACTCATTTgaaacgtttttatttttatgtcggctACTTGACTCACAGTGGTCGAGTGTGTTGAacattaatgtattttttatgAATACTCGATCATTAATATTTGATTGTTCGATTCGTAATGGTAGAACAAAATTACAATTCAAATAATATTGAACAATGAGATGAAGTTTCCAATAAAGTTAtgcttattttttaattttcagcttttcctttttcttgttAAGTTGCTTGTCTTTTTTGGCGATATACTATATAGCTTAAATTTGTTTTGAATATGAaaattaattagtgattaaacAGATTCAGCagacaataataaataaagaagCCAAAGTCtcgaaaagaaaaaaggaaatttaaatatatagatttgttttttttgttaaaataacatattttaataattattaaatgaaGCGTCATCGCCGCGTCTTGTCGATCTCGATATATTATTCCAAATTTCCAACGTTTAACAGAAAACTTCCACCATTTCGATCGCTGCTGATCAAATTTGTCGACTCTGTGATTATTGCCTGAAAAAGGTAACACATTTGATTTTGttgttttagttttagttttttttagatGTGTTTTCATTTGCAAGGATCgtttatttgtaaaaaaattgaTCTTTATTGCAGTGTTTCAGTTTCAatcgttgttttttttttttttttggttgatcGGCTTTTTCTGAGTGAAATTGAGCAAAAACTGCATTGGATAGTTTTATTGATTGGAAAACGTCAAATATTTTTGGACTTTTGAGCTGCGGAATTTGGAAATTTCAGCTGATTATGCTGGAGCTTCTTTTATGGAAAGGATTTTTGGAGGAATCTATGGATGCTGGCAATTTTAAGGAAAAGCCATTGCTTGGTGCATTTATTTATGTAGAAGGAAGTAAAAAATAGAAACTTTCTCgatgttttaaattttaaattctgATGTTTTCTAAAATAATCCGATTTGCATCAGATTTTGTTCTTGCATCCGTaaaaagaaaatgcaaaaaGGACATTGCCAGATAGTTTTCTCAACAGTTTCTGCCATTAACGATGCTTAATCAATGCAAATTAATGGCAATTAGCGatagattattttattgttgTTGTAGTGTTTATGGGGTTGTGTGAATTCATGGGGATGGACAATGATCCTTCCTGCACGTGGCCTCCATGTCCTTGTTCTCATAATTTAtaatgattttgaattgtttacACTTTAATGGCGGAAAGGAAAGAGATATTTTACTTTTTACCTTAACTTAGTATTAGGAAACCAACAAGAAGATGTGATTTTCCATCTTGTTGATTTGAAGTAAGAGTTGAGAGTTATGCTGGCTTATTACTTGATTAATCCCTTTAATTTGCAGGAGAGTTGAGAGTGTAAAAAATCGATTCTGTGGACTTATGTAATCattggggtgtgtgtgtgtgtgtgtgtgtgagtgttgaCTTCTTCCATTGAAGAGATATAATTTTGTGTGATCATTGATTGGGATAAGTATCTCGAGCATCTGcctcgggagagagagaggtgaagaTATCATTTTCAGAGAATTCCCTTTCATGTAAACAAGTTGGCTGGGGGAAAGAAAGAGCAGGTCATAGGGGCTCTGAATGTGAGTCTTACTTGCTGCGTGTGTGTTGTATGTACAGCTCCATCCCAGCCAGCCATGGCATTCCCGTGACGGGGACGAAAGGCTGGGAGTGGGGGCCATAATCCAAAGAGGAAAGAAGAAAAggaaattcatattaaaaagtTAAAGCAAGAGAATGCACTCTTATATATGCAACTCACTCACCCCTACCCATTAGTTATGCTTCTTCCTTGTCCCCACCCTTAGGAAGATTTAATTTTACTTCTTCTGCTGCTTGGTTTATATGATATAACTTAAATTTACTCTGTTATTCATTGCACGTTTCTATTTCGCCTACCTTTCTGCTGAGTTGTATGATGTCGAATGCAGAGAGTACATTTCTGTGTGTTGGCTGAAATGGAATTCATCTTTTTGAGATCTTTAGAACCTTTTCCTTTTTCATCATGCCCCGTTCTTTTCTCCATCTATTTTATCGTCTGTATCTTAACTCTGGCTGCGAATTTGTTGGCAGATTTTCAGGATCTCGTTTAAGAGGCATTGGTGAGACTTGTTGATAGATTTAACTGGCTAAGTGAAAGCCTGTTGGGTAGTAAATTTAAGGTGGTAAGTCGTATGTGAAGGGGGCCATCAATGTGGTCTAATTTGCACAATTTGGATGGATGTATATGAATCGGAGCAAGCATTACAGAAGCTATCTGCAGCTGAGAGAACAAGACTACCACTGATTTCGTCTGAGAACAAGAATGGAGTCTCTCCCCTTGCCCAAACAAGAGAAGTTCGTTCGAGGTGTAGGTCACCTTTACCATCTTCACCCACAAAACGCTGTTCTTCGCCAACTGCCAGCAGGACATCATCAACCTCAACTttttcagcagcagcaaagAGGGCTATATCAGCTGAAAGAAATCGCCCCTCTAGACCATCATCACCCCGATCTCCATCAACCCCAATTCAGGATACAACTGCAGAATTGTTGTTGTCATCAAGAAAGGTAGCAGGCAACAAGATACCAGAGTCCTTATGGCCTTCAACTATGCGGAGCCTGAATGTTTCTTTCCAATCTGATACGTATTCTGTTCCTAATAGTAAGAAAGAAAAGCCAGCTTCCTATATGCCTGATCGAACTCTGAGGCAATCTTCAAATGTTGCTCATAGACAGGCTGAAGCTCCAGCTTCAGGAAAGCCCACACCAGAAAGGAAGCAGAGTCCACTTACAGGTAGGAATTCTGCTGATCAATCTGAGAATTCTAAACCAGTTGATAGTTTGTATCCACGTATGGTGGATCAACATCGATGGCCAAGCACAACAGCTGGGAAAGTGTCCACCGCCCTGAACAGAAGTATTGACCTGGCTGATAAGAAAAACAAAGTAACACCTACACCTTCTCTTAGGAGGCTGGATAGGATCACTGTTTCAAGTAAAAGTATCGACCTGGCTGATAAGAAAAGCAAAACTTCACCTTCACCCCGTTCGGAAACAGGTACACCTTCCCGCAGGAGACTATCTCCGGATGGCACCGCCGTTCTTACTAGAAGTATGGACCTTGCTGATAAGACCAGCAAAAATTCATCTATATCCCGTTCGGAAACAGGCTCACCTTCCCTCAGGAGACAATCCCTGGACGGCGCAGTTGGTCCTGATAGAAGTATTGACCTGGCTGACAAGACAAGCAAACCCTCATCTTTATCAGCAGGTTCACCTTCCCTTAGGAGACTATCACTGGATGGAAATGCCATGCTGAATAGAAGTATTGATTTGCCAGATAAGAAAAGCAAAACTTCATTGTCTCCCCACTTGGAAAGAGGTACATCTTCACTGAAGAGACTATCTCCAAATGGCAATGCTGTTCCTAGTAGAAGTATAGATTTAGCTGATAAGACAAGCAGAACTTCATCTTCATTCCATCCGGAAACAAATACACCTTCAATCAGGAGAATGTCTGTGGATGGCAGCCCTGTTCCAAATCGAAGTATAGATTTGGTTGGTAGGATTAGCAAAACTTCATCTTCATCCCGTACAGAAACAGGTACACCTTCCCCCAGGGTACTATCTCTGGGTGGGAAAAGCAAACCTTTGGTCAAGTCTACCAGTGATTTGCTAGTATCTTGTGATGAGAGTGGAAGATCATTGGCTAATGGGTGTTCAGTTGATGATTGTTCACCGGAGATTGCAAGGCCTGATTCTTCAAGTTCATCAGATAGAACACAAATGTCAAATACTGCCTCTAAACATTTTGGAATTCTCCCTGTATTATCTACTGTGTCTAGATGGATCAGTCCCTCTCGATCAAAGGCTGTCAATTCTTCGAGAGGACACAGCCCTGCTCGGATAAGACCATCGAGCCCCACCAGAAAACTTCAGAGTGCAGCTTCGGTTCTTAGTTTTATTACAGATATCAGACAAGGAAAGAAGGCTGCAAATCACATTGAAAATGTCCATAACTTGCGGCTTTTATACAATAGACTCTTGCAATGGCGATACGCAAATGCTCAGAGTGATGATGCATTGCAATCTCAGAAACTAAAAGCAGAGGTATGAGCTTATTTTGGTGGAGCTGTAGCAAGTTCTAAATGTTGCATCTATAGTTATGTATTCTTCATTTTATCCATTCCAGTTATTTATCTTTTTCATAATTAGAACAAATTCTCACATTCTCTTAGATGCACGATTTCTGCAGACACTGAACTTTTTTGGAATACCATTTTGTATTCTTGTTCTTTGTCTATTAACTATTTTTCAATTTACGCACATCATGCTTCTAAATTCCATTGCACTAAGTAACACAtgaagatatataattaatctcTTTCCTTCTCGTCTTATTTTGTTTTAACTTTTAACAAACTCCCATAAATTATAAGCCCCTTCTTTGATTTGGATGGCGCAGAAAGTGTTGTGCAGTGTGTGGATGGAAATTGCTGCTCTTTGGGACTCAATAATGGAGAAAAGGATTGAGATTCAGCAAGTGAAGCTCAAGTTGAAGCTTTATTCAATTTTGGACAATCAAGTAATGCATCTCTTGCTTTGACCATACTTCTGATGACAAAGAAGCAGCTTGCTTCGGATCTTTTCAACTTCCTTAGATGctattcttctcttccattttctgaaacatttcgtCATATTCATTATCCCCAACATGAGATTATGCGTAATGCTAATCCCTTCATGTCATGCTATTCTTTACGTGGCTAAAGATTCATGCATTTTCTAATTTAAATACAACATGCTCAGATCTGCGGTCTTGAAGAGTGGGCATCAACTGAAACGAATCATCATAGCTCATTAACTTGGGCCATCGAGGATCTGCAATCTAGCACAGTTCGTGTTCCAGTCATAAGAGGAGCAAGGGTATGTAATGGACTACTTCCTATGGTATTGAAGAGAAATGAACAAGTACTTTTGTATAAGAGAAACAACTTCACTATATCTAAATTTTTCAGGGTAATATTCAAACCATTAAGGAGGCTGTATGCGCTGCTGTTGATGTGATGCAGGCAATGGGGTCCTCCTTATGTTGCGTATTATTGAAGGTGACATAACTTCTGCCTTTAATTGTTTTCATAATATACCTATCCTCGACATTAGTGGGAGAATGATGATATAGTGTcttctaattaattttacttcTCTATTTTACTCCAAATGTCATTTAGTATTTAGTTGATCTTGTAGGTGTTGACCTATTTTTGCCCAATCCATTAGGTGACCTATGTGTTGATCTTTTATCCATTTTCTGTATGGTTACTAAGTGACTTTATTAGCAGTTGGTGCAAATTTTCAATTGAGCTCAATGCTAACATCTGGAAGCACTCATTGCATACTTATTTTGAGTTGAATTTTATGAACTTTCTTCTCTTACAAATAGCATGCTTACTCAAGCAATTATAGATTCCTGTAAATATTGTGGATTGGTGGCTTGACCGGTGATTTTTAATGTGAAATATTACCTTAGAATGAGACGattcttgaaaaatatttattttgttccaCGTAACACTAGCATGGACAAATGACATTGACAACCGAGGGAAGGTCTTAAAATTGTTTGTTCTACATCTCAGCGTATGTACTATAAATTGTCCTAGAGGAACATTCCATCATTAGCTATAGTTTCTAATGTTTTCTGTTGTGAATTCTCATAAACTTATTGTGTTTACCTCATTTAGGATGCTACATATATGAGGGCAAAAAGAAAATACGGCATTGAGACGAAGTAATCTATTTCATGCATTAAAAGATCACTTGCTCCACCAGTAAATTAATCAACATAGCATGGATTCGCTGAATGCCACTAATTACTAATATTATCATCTGATTCAAGTTAAACCATATTCTGAGACAAACCTTGGCAAAATTTGTCATGCTTTTGTTGTTATCGTCCAAAGCAACAGCCTCTAAAAACTGTGTTCGAATAATGCAGGTGGACCGGATGAACTGTTTGGTTTCTGAACTTGCTGATGTAGTAATAGAGGGAAGAGCTCTGTTTGATGAATATGAGTCAATGTTGATCTCCATAGCTGAATTGCAGGTAAGAACAAGCACAGTGGTCAAAGAATCGAAATGTTCCCCGTTACTTCCCCTATTTGTGCGTATAACATGACGAGACTTAGTGGTACTGCCATACTGCACAGTTATTAAATAGTTTGGTTCGTGTCAAT contains:
- the LOC130987619 gene encoding uncharacterized protein LOC130987619, translating into MSQPSRPKSPDDQTGLYIRVKRNKTTYFLQCVPSETILQIKEKLQELTDQPVDDQRLILMPNREVLEDSKSLADQKVENDAVVALTLRKDDNEFEEVNIVRPNDFYQSREADGGSNW
- the LOC130987620 gene encoding AUGMIN subunit 8-like, with product MDVYESEQALQKLSAAERTRLPLISSENKNGVSPLAQTREVRSRCRSPLPSSPTKRCSSPTASRTSSTSTFSAAAKRAISAERNRPSRPSSPRSPSTPIQDTTAELLLSSRKVAGNKIPESLWPSTMRSLNVSFQSDTYSVPNSKKEKPASYMPDRTLRQSSNVAHRQAEAPASGKPTPERKQSPLTGRNSADQSENSKPVDSLYPRMVDQHRWPSTTAGKVSTALNRSIDLADKKNKVTPTPSLRRLDRITVSSKSIDLADKKSKTSPSPRSETGTPSRRRLSPDGTAVLTRSMDLADKTSKNSSISRSETGSPSLRRQSLDGAVGPDRSIDLADKTSKPSSLSAGSPSLRRLSLDGNAMLNRSIDLPDKKSKTSLSPHLERGTSSLKRLSPNGNAVPSRSIDLADKTSRTSSSFHPETNTPSIRRMSVDGSPVPNRSIDLVGRISKTSSSSRTETGTPSPRVLSLGGKSKPLVKSTSDLLVSCDESGRSLANGCSVDDCSPEIARPDSSSSSDRTQMSNTASKHFGILPVLSTVSRWISPSRSKAVNSSRGHSPARIRPSSPTRKLQSAASVLSFITDIRQGKKAANHIENVHNLRLLYNRLLQWRYANAQSDDALQSQKLKAEKVLCSVWMEIAALWDSIMEKRIEIQQVKLKLKLYSILDNQICGLEEWASTETNHHSSLTWAIEDLQSSTVRVPVIRGARGNIQTIKEAVCAAVDVMQAMGSSLCCVLLKVDRMNCLVSELADVVIEGRALFDEYESMLISIAELQVEEYSLRSHLMQMKQAWSNDELSIYGD